Below is a genomic region from Neorhizobium galegae.
CAGACGCTCGTCGTCGCGGCGCGTGACCTCTTCGGCAGACGGCGGACGAGCCCAGGTGGCGGAAATGCCGGCACCGCCGAGCAGGCGCTCGGCCTTGCGGCGGGCATTGACCGGCACGATCAGCGCGCTGATGCCCTTGCGCCCGGCGCGGCCGGTTCGACCGCTGCGGTGAAGCAGCGTTTCCGGATTGCTCGGCAGGTCGGCATGAATGACGAGGTCGAGGCCCGGCAGGTCGATGCCGCGGGCGGCGACGTCGGTCGCGATGCAGACGCGGGCGCGTCCGTCGCGCATCGCCTGCAGCGCATGGGTCCGCTCGTTCTGCGTCAGCTCGCCGGAGAGCGCCACGACCGCAAAATTGCGGTTGTTGAAGCGAGCGGTCAGATGGTTGACCGCGGCACGGGTCGAGCAGAACACGATCGCATTGGTCGCTTCGTAATAACGCAACACGTTGATGATCGCATTCTCACGGTCGGCGGATGCCACAGCGAGCGCGCGATATTCGATATCGACATGCTGCTTTTCTTCGGCCGAGGTCGCGATGCGGACCGCATCGCGCTGGTAGCTCTTGGCGAGCTTGGCAATGGCGGCGGGGACGGTTGCGGAGAACATCAGGGTGCGGCGCTCGGCAGGCGCCGATTCCAGGATGAATTCCAGGTCCTCGCGGAAACCCAGATCGAGCATCTCGTCCGCCTCGTCGAGCACGGCAACCTTCAGGGCCGACATGTCGAGCGCGTTGCGGCGGATATGGTCGCAGAGACGGCCGGGCGTGCCGACGACGATATGGGCGCCGCGCTCCAGCGCGCGCCGTTCGCTGCGGATGTCCATGCCGCCGACGCAGCTGGTGATGACAGCGCCTGTCATCTCGTAAAGCCATTCCAGCTCGCGGGTAACCTGCATCGCCAGTTCGCGGGTCGGGGCGATGACGAGCGCCAAAGGCTGCCGCGCCGGGCCGAACTTATCCGCGTCGCCGAGCAGGGTCGGGGCAATCGCCAGGCCGAAGGCAACGGTCTTGCCCGAACCGGTCTGCGCCGAAACCAGCGCATCGGAATGGATGAGAGCCGGGTCGAGCATGGATTTCTGGACGGGGGTCAGCGTAACATAGCCCCGTTTCGCCAATGCCTTGGCGATCGCCGGAACGGCGCCGTTGTAATCGGTCATCTAAATCTGTCTTTCGGATTTTCGCGCGCAAAGCGCTGTGGCTGCAACACTCGCAGCCGAACTTGCGCCGTTCCTACTTATTTGCAGGGCAAATGTCAAAGAGCATGTCCATGCGGGACATCCGCCAAGGCCGCTCTTGACGCCATAAGCTTAATATCTGACGTAAATCCACCCTGAACAGGGAAGCCGAACGGAGAAAGCATGTCCGGCATTTTGGAAAAGCAGGCCGAGCTTCAAGCGCAGGCCGACGCGATCGTCAGCGCCCTCGACCTCGACGATATCTTGGGCGCTGTGGGAAATCCGGTACGTGTCGGAAGCTCGGCGCTCGGCCTCATGGTCCGCCGCGATATCGACATCACCACCGTCTGCGAGAAGCTCGATGGTGCGACCCATGCCGCTGTTGCCGGCATCGGCCGCGACCTGACGCTTCATCCACGCATCGGCGCGCTCAAGTTCCGCAACGATACCGGCCTATGGAACACCGCGCCGCAGGACTATCCCGACGGTCTCTATCTCGGCGCCACCTATCGGACGGAAACCGGCGAGGACTGGAATCTTGACATCTGGTTCATCGACGAACCGGACCGTCAGCCGGACCTCGAACATCTGAAGACGCTCCTGCCTCGCTTGACCGACACGGCGCGGGAAACCATCCTCGTCATCAAGGCCGAACTCGCCGCCATGACACCGAAGGGCGGCAAGCCGGCCCCGAGCGCACTTGTCTACGAGGCGGTGGTGGATCATGGCGTGAAGACCACCGCGGAATTCGAGAGGTGGATGGCCCGCACCGGTGACCGATGATGAGAAAACACAAATACGACGTCGTCTCGTGGTACGAGCAGCCGGAACCTGAAATATGCCCTTTGTGCAATCGGCTGATCCCCGACGACCAGCGCGACGAGCATCATCTCGTCCCCAAGAGCCGAGGCGGGCGGCAGACGCAATTTCTCCACCGCATCTGCCACCGGCAGATCCATGCCCTGTTCAGCGAGTCGGAACTCGAAAAGTCGTATTCGACCATCGAGGCTCTTCTCGACCATCCCGAGATCAGCAAATTCGTCAGCTGGGTCGCCAAGAAACCGCCCGGCTTTTACGACGGCACGAAACGCAGCAACCGCCGTCGATGACGTCGAAACTTCACCGCCAGAACGACGGAATGGTCTCCGCAAGCCGCGGCCCGATCCGGAGCGGCTCGATCTTTTCCGCAAGCCCGGTCGCATCGGAAATCTCGATACCGAGGCCGCAGATCGTCGCAGGTCCGGTCGCCGCCTCGAAACGGCCCTTCGGCATTTTCGAGATGAAGCGATTGAGCGGTTCTTCCTTGTCCATGCCGAGCGATGAGTCGTAATCACCACACATTCCGGCATCCGACATGTAGCCTGTGCCGCCGTTGAGGATCTGGCAGTCGGCCGTCGGCACATGCGTGTGGGTGCCGACCACCAGGCTGGCGCGGCCGTCCACGAAATGCCCGAAGCACTGCTTTTCGCTGGTCGCCTCCGCATGGAAGTCGAAGATGATCGCGTCAGCCTGTTCCTTCAACGGAGCAGCGGCAAGGATCGTCTCGGCGCTCTTGAAGGGATCGTCGAGTTCGGGATGCATGAATACCCGGCCCATGATGTTGGCGACCAGAATACGTGCGCCGTTGCGGGCGTAGAAGATGCCCGATCCCTTGCCCGGCGTGCCGGCGGGATAGTTGGCGGGCCGCAGGAACTGCTCGTGGCGGCCGGCGAAGCTCACCGCCTCCTTCTGGTCCCAGACATGGTTGCCGGTGGTCACCACATCGGCGCCGGCATTGATCGTCTCGAGAAAGATATCCTCGGTAATGCCGAAGCCGCCCGCGGCATTCTCGCCGTTGACGATGACGAAATCGAGCTTCAGGTCGGCGACGAGGCCGGGCAGCTTTTCCCACACCGCCACGCGGCCGGTCTTGCCCACCATGTCACCCAGGAACAAAAGGCGCATTCTTATCCAATCTGTGCGCGGCCGATGTCTTCAAAAGGCCGGTAACCGCTCTCCGTCAGGACAGCGTTTAGTCTGATATCGTGAGGTTCAGCGGGAACAGATGCCACTTCCTGGCAGTCGAAGGCAATCCCGATCAGCTTCGGGTTCAGGCCTTTTTGCTGCAGGCGATGGATCGCCCGGTCGTAATAACCGCCGCCGTAGCCGATCCGGTGCCCCTCGGCATCGAAGGCCGACAGCGGCACCAGCATCACCTGCGGCTCGAGTTCCGCCGCTTCCGGCCCCGGCCCGAATGTCCCGAACGTGCCCGGCACCAGCTCGGCGCCGCGCACCAGTTCGCGGAAGATGATGGTCTGCTTGTCGAGAATGACGGGCACGCAGAGCCGCGCGCTGCGGTCCCTGAGATACGCCATCAGCGGCCGCACATCGACTTCCGAGCGGATCGGCAGGAAGCCGGAGACGATCGCGCCGGCGTCGAGGCTGATTGCCTCGGCCCCGTGCGACGCGATGGCCAGGCTCTTCTCGATGCGCTCGACCGGTGGAATGGCGTCCCGTGCGGCAAGCCGCGCTGCGCGAAGCTCCGCCTTGGTCTTCAAGCCGTCCGTCATACCTTGTCCGACCGCCTGACCAGCAGCTTGTCGATGCGGCGACCGTCGAGATCGATCACCTCGAAGGTCCAGCCGTTCTTGGTGAAGCTCTCGCCGAGTTCCGGCAGGCGCTTCATCTCGTCGAGCACGAAGCCCGCGACCGTCTCGTAGCCTGGATCGTCTCCGAGCGAAAATCCCATCTGGTCGGCGAATTCGTCGACCGGCATCCAGCCGGCGATCAGGAACGAACCGTCGTCGCGCGATACGATCGCAGGTTCTTCGTCCTCTTCCTCCTGGAAGACGCCGGTGATCGCCTCGAGGATGTCGCCTGAGGTGATGATGCCTTCGAAATGGCCATATTCGTCATAGACGAGCACCATATGGGCCGGCGCGCGGCGCAGCGCCTGGATGACGTCGAGCGCGCCGGTGAGGTCGGAGACGACGGGCGCTTCGCGCATGATGCCGCGGATATCCAGCATCTTGCCGCCGGCGATGAAATCATAGGCGTCCTTGACGAACAGCGTGCCCATGATCTCGTCCGAGCTGCCGTTGCGGATCGGCAGGCGGGAGCGCTGGGTGGCGCGAAGCTGTTCGCGGATTTCATCCGAATTGTCTTCGATATCGATGACCTCGACATCGCGGCGCGGCGTCATCAGGCCGCGGGCGGTGCGGTCGGCAAGCCGCATGACGCCGGAGATCATCGCGGATTCTTCCGTCTCGATCACGCCGGCGCTCTGGGCTTCGGCAAGCACGGTGCGGATTTCCTCGTCGGTGACGCGCTCGCCCGACTCGCCCCGCTGGCCGAGCATGGTCAGCACCAGCCGGCCGGAAATGTCGAGGAACCAGACGATCGGGGCGCCGACCGTCGCCAGCAGTTTCATGGCCGGAGCGACCCGGGCGGCAACCGCTTCCGGCGCCCGCAGTGCGATCTGCTTCGGCACCAGTTCGCCGATGATCAGCGACAGATAGGTGATGAAAACGACGACGGTGCCGACGCCCAGCCAGTCGGCCAGATTGTCGGCCATGCCCTGCGTTTCGAGCCAGGTGGTCAGCCGGGCGCCGAGCGTGGCCCCCGAGAATGCGCCGGACAATACGCCAACCAGCGTGATGCCGATCTGGACGGAGGAAAGGAAGCGGCCGGGATCTTCCGCGAGCCGTATGGCTGTCGCCGCGCCGCGGTTGCCCTGCTCCGCCATGATCCGCAGCCGCACCGGGCGGGAGGAGACGACGGCCAGTTCCGACATCGCGAGGACACCGTTCAAAACGGTGAGGGCAATGACGATGAGTATTTCGGTTAACAAGAGAAGCTCTTTGATTGGAACAATATGCCTGCACGCGAAACGAATGTGCCGCTCCGAGGAACGGCCCGCATCCATACGACCGCGCCAGAGGCGCCTCGTCGCGACGTCTCGCGCACAGTTCAGAAAACCGGGACCGGTTCTCGGAGCTATGCACCTTCACGCCATCCCGGAAATCATAGGGTCGCCATGCGGGCATTGCAATGGCGGGAACAAAATGAAGGGCTTCGATCGTGGCAGAAACGGCACGGCCGCTTCGTCCTGACCTACTGAAGGCTGAGTGTCAGTTCGGCGCGGGTGCCGGAAGAAGAAGGCACGTAGTGGATCGTCGAGCCGAGCGTCGCGGCCATGGATTTGACGATACGGCTGCCGAGCCCGGTCCCCTTGGGCGCATCGCCCTCGCGCCAGCCGATCCCGTCATCCTCGACGGCGAGAAGCGCGCTGCCCTCGTCCTGGCGCTTGAGCAGGACCCGCACTTCGCCTTCGGTGCCGGCCGGATAGGCGTATTTCAGCGCGTTGGTGAGCAGTTCCGTGACGATCATGCCGACCGAGACAGCCCGGTCGGAGGTCAGCGACAATGGTTCGGCATCGAGACGGATCGACGGTCCCTGTTCGTCGTTGACGGAGCCCTGCACCTCGCGCACCAGCGTGCCCAGATATTTGTCCATCTCCACATGCCGAACGTCGTCGGAGGTATAGAGGCTGCGATGCATGCCGGCGATCGCGCTGATGCGCGCCTGCGTCTCGGAAAGTGCTGCCTTCACGTCGTCGTTCTTGCTGCTGGACGCCTGCAGGCGGATGAGCGCCGCAACCAGCGCCAGACTGTTGGCGACGCGGTGGTTCACCTCGGAGAGCAGAACCTCGGCGCGTTCCTTGCCGAGACGGATCTCCTGCTCGGCCTTTTCCTTGGCGCGCCGCAATTCCGCATTGGCGATGCCTTGGGCAATCGCACTCTCCATCAGCGGCCAGAATTCCTCGCCGACCGTCTTGATGACGTAGTCGGACGCACCGCTCTTCAGCGCGTCGATGGCGATCGTCGCGTCGCTGGAACCGGTGACGTAGATCACCGGAATGACCGAGCCCTGGTCCTTGAGTTTGTGGAGGATGTCGAGCCCGGTTTCGGTCTTCAGGTAGTGATCGAGGACGATCGCGTCGACGACGCCTTTTTCAACCGCCTCCATTGCCGATGCCGCATTGACGGCATGGACGACCTGATAGCCGGCGCGCCCGAAATGGCGTTCCGCCAATCTGGCAAGCGCGAGATCGTCATCGACATAGAGTATGGTTTGCGGCATCGCGTCTCGTTATTGTCCGGGTATCTGCATGACGGCAAAGAACAGCCCGAGCTGTCGGATGGCATGCGCAAAATTGTCGTAGTCCACCGGCTTGGTGATATAGACGTTGGCGCCGAGATCGTAGCAGCGCTGGATCTCCCGCTCATCGTCCGTGGTCGTGAGGATGACCACCGGCAGACGCTTGGAGTGAGGGTTGGACTTCACCTTCTCGAGGATGTCAATACCCGACATGTCCGGCAGGTTGAGGTCAAGAAGGATCAGCAGATGGCGATCCTGGTTCGAGTTTCCGGAACGATCCGCGCCGAGGATAAAGTCGAGAGCCGCATTGCCATTCGTAAAAGGAACGATCTCGTTGTTGACGCCCGCACGGCGGACATTCTTCTCGATCAGGCGCGCATGGCCTTCATCGTCCTCGATCATCACGATGGTGACTTCTTTGCCGGCAGCCTTCATGACCTGTTACTCCTGACATACTGGGACAAATCCGTGGGCAACCGGATGACGAACGTCGTCCCGCCGCCCAAAGTGGACGTCACCGTAATCTCACCGCCTAAATTTCTGACTAATGAACGCACATGCGCAAGACCGATACCTTCGCCCTGCTGGTCCTGGACGCCCGAGCGGCGGAAAAGCTCGAAAACCCTCTCGTGATCCTCCGGAGCGATGCCCCGGCCATTGTCCGCAACCTCTATTCTGATCGCAGCGCGGCCGATCGGCATGGCCTTGACCGAAAGGTTCAGCGACCGCTCCGGATGTTTGTACTTCACCGCATTGTCGAAGAGATTGCCGAAGATCTGTTCCAACGAAAATCGGTCGGTAATAAGGCCCCGCGCCTGGCCTACCGATATATTCACCTCGCCGCCCGCCTCGCTGACCTGATGATAGACGCTGGCGGCCGTCGCTTCCAGCAACTCCCCGAGATCGATCCTCTCCGGCTTCAGTTCGCGCCGTCCGTCGCGGGAAATCTTCAGGATCGCGTTGATCAGCCCGTCCATCTTCTTGGTGGAAGAGCGGATGAAGGCGATCGCCTCCGGCAGATCCTGCTCCACGGCGATGCGGGCGTCGTTCACGTCGGCTTCCGACAGCGGCGTCCCATCGGCCAGCACATAGGTGCTGATCGACTTGAGGCTGGCGTCGAGTTCGCTGGTGAAACCCATGATATTGACCAGCGGCGCGCGCAGGTCGTGCGACACGATATAGGCATAACGCTGGATCTCGCGGTTGGCCTGGATCAGATCCTCGGAGCGCTCGTTGACGCGCTCCTCGAGCCCGGCATTGAGTTCCTCGACCTCCAACCGCGCCCGCTGAAGCTCGCGGACATGCTGCCCGACGATCAGGATCGCACCGCCGATGACGAGGATGATCATCAGGCCGCCGCCGATGGTGATCCATTGCAGCGCCGACGCGGAATCGTTGAGGTCGTCGATCCCGGTCCCGATCCGCCCGTCCATGTCACCGATCAGCTTGCCGAGGATCGCCGTGATGCCTTCCATCAGCTGGCGGCCGTAGGCGCCGCGGATGACTTCGATCGCCCCGACGGCATTGCCCTTCTGCACCATCTCCACCGTCGACTGCATCTCTGCGAGCTTGTCGTCGATCAGCGGGTCGAGTTCGGCAAATGGAACGCGCACGGCGTCCAGATTGTCGGCAGCCGTCTTCAGCCGCTCACGCAACCGCGGAATGACCGCGTTGGCCGTCGTATAGGGTTTTAGGAATTCAGCATCCTGCGTCAGCACGAAACCACGCTGCCCGGATTCGGCCGCCCGCAGGAAAAGCTGCATGTCTGCCGCCGCACTTCGAAGCTCGCGCAGTTTCACCACGTCCTGGAAATAGACCTGCGTCGTCCTGGCCAGAAAGAACGATGACAACACGATCGCCACAAGGACGCCGCCCCCGACCAGAAGCATGAGCAGCGAGGATCGGGCGAAGGTGGAATTCAAAAAGGGCATGGATACCGGCCGGCAAGAACGGAAGGACAAGTGAATGGGAGGCAGAACTTGTCGCGACGGCGTCCGTTGTCAAGCAAAGGCTGAAGAATGCACGGATCAAGAGCGGATATCAGCTGCCGCGGCGTCTATCGCCGATCTGTTTAAGCCGAGGTGCGGCTCGCCTGATCCGTAAGTTTTACAGCGCCTGCAAGCACGGTCTGGTTCCGCCCGCCACCCTTGGCTTCGAGAAGCGCTGCATCCGCCCGCGTGAGGAGCGTCGACACCGGCCCCTCGACGGGCGAGCCCGCGACGCCGATCGAAACGGAGACGAGGCCGAGGATGCGGCCGCCATGCGAAAGCGGCATGGTCGCGATCTTCTGCCGCAGCCGTTCGGCAAGTTCGAAGGCGGCAGTCTCTACTGTGTCCGGCACGAGTATCGTGAATTCCTCGCCGCCGAAGCGGTAGCAGGTCCCCGCCTGGCCGACGGTGTCGAGCATCATCTGCGCGACATATTGCATCACCATGTCGCCGGCATCGTGCCCGAATTCGTCGTTGAAGCGCTTGAAGCGGTCGATATCCATCATCAGGCAGGCGAGCGGCTGGCCCGCATGGTCGCGCCCGTGGCGTGCGAGCGTCTCGTCGAGGCAGCGGCGGTTGAGAAGGCCGGTCAGCGCGTCGCGCACGGCAAGGTTCGTCAGCCTGTCGCGAAGCTGCAGGTTGGCGACCGCAAGGCCGATATTCTCGGCAATCAGCTCGAGATAGAGACGAGAGCCTTCCGCCGCCATCTCATGGCCGGCACGCTCTTCGAAATAGAGAAGGCCTATCGTATCGCCCTGCGCCGTCAGGGGCACGCAGAGCCCGGCGACTTCGCTTTCGCCGAGATGCTGGCAGGGAATGTCGCCATGGCCGTGATGGCTCAGGTGCGGCCGCCCGCGACGCAGGCTCCAGCAGGCGCTGCTCGGGAAGGACGGGATCGAAAGCTGCGGGTCGAGCCAGGAGCCTATCTCGGTGAGCATCGTTCGGCTGTCGTTCAGCACATAGAGCTGGCCGGCGAGGTTCGGAAAGATCTGCGGCGCAAAACGGGAGACGACCTCCGCCAGCTCGCCCTGCGTCTGGCAGGCCTGCAGCCGGTGCATCATCTGCAGAATGAGATCCTTGGTCAGTTGGTCGGCCCGCCGTTCGGCATCGAGACGGTCCCGCTCCAACCCGTTTTCGCGGAAGATGTGGATTGCCTGGTTCATCTCGCCGATCTCGTCCCGCCGG
It encodes:
- a CDS encoding sensor histidine kinase, which gives rise to MPQTILYVDDDLALARLAERHFGRAGYQVVHAVNAASAMEAVEKGVVDAIVLDHYLKTETGLDILHKLKDQGSVIPVIYVTGSSDATIAIDALKSGASDYVIKTVGEEFWPLMESAIAQGIANAELRRAKEKAEQEIRLGKERAEVLLSEVNHRVANSLALVAALIRLQASSSKNDDVKAALSETQARISAIAGMHRSLYTSDDVRHVEMDKYLGTLVREVQGSVNDEQGPSIRLDAEPLSLTSDRAVSVGMIVTELLTNALKYAYPAGTEGEVRVLLKRQDEGSALLAVEDDGIGWREGDAPKGTGLGSRIVKSMAATLGSTIHYVPSSSGTRAELTLSLQ
- a CDS encoding TIGR00282 family metallophosphoesterase, with the protein product MRLLFLGDMVGKTGRVAVWEKLPGLVADLKLDFVIVNGENAAGGFGITEDIFLETINAGADVVTTGNHVWDQKEAVSFAGRHEQFLRPANYPAGTPGKGSGIFYARNGARILVANIMGRVFMHPELDDPFKSAETILAAAPLKEQADAIIFDFHAEATSEKQCFGHFVDGRASLVVGTHTHVPTADCQILNGGTGYMSDAGMCGDYDSSLGMDKEEPLNRFISKMPKGRFEAATGPATICGLGIEISDATGLAEKIEPLRIGPRLAETIPSFWR
- a CDS encoding response regulator, coding for MKAAGKEVTIVMIEDDEGHARLIEKNVRRAGVNNEIVPFTNGNAALDFILGADRSGNSNQDRHLLILLDLNLPDMSGIDILEKVKSNPHSKRLPVVILTTTDDEREIQRCYDLGANVYITKPVDYDNFAHAIRQLGLFFAVMQIPGQ
- a CDS encoding sensor histidine kinase, which translates into the protein MPFLNSTFARSSLLMLLVGGGVLVAIVLSSFFLARTTQVYFQDVVKLRELRSAAADMQLFLRAAESGQRGFVLTQDAEFLKPYTTANAVIPRLRERLKTAADNLDAVRVPFAELDPLIDDKLAEMQSTVEMVQKGNAVGAIEVIRGAYGRQLMEGITAILGKLIGDMDGRIGTGIDDLNDSASALQWITIGGGLMIILVIGGAILIVGQHVRELQRARLEVEELNAGLEERVNERSEDLIQANREIQRYAYIVSHDLRAPLVNIMGFTSELDASLKSISTYVLADGTPLSEADVNDARIAVEQDLPEAIAFIRSSTKKMDGLINAILKISRDGRRELKPERIDLGELLEATAASVYHQVSEAGGEVNISVGQARGLITDRFSLEQIFGNLFDNAVKYKHPERSLNLSVKAMPIGRAAIRIEVADNGRGIAPEDHERVFELFRRSGVQDQQGEGIGLAHVRSLVRNLGGEITVTSTLGGGTTFVIRLPTDLSQYVRSNRS
- a CDS encoding hemolysin family protein encodes the protein MSELAVVSSRPVRLRIMAEQGNRGAATAIRLAEDPGRFLSSVQIGITLVGVLSGAFSGATLGARLTTWLETQGMADNLADWLGVGTVVVFITYLSLIIGELVPKQIALRAPEAVAARVAPAMKLLATVGAPIVWFLDISGRLVLTMLGQRGESGERVTDEEIRTVLAEAQSAGVIETEESAMISGVMRLADRTARGLMTPRRDVEVIDIEDNSDEIREQLRATQRSRLPIRNGSSDEIMGTLFVKDAYDFIAGGKMLDIRGIMREAPVVSDLTGALDVIQALRRAPAHMVLVYDEYGHFEGIITSGDILEAITGVFQEEEDEEPAIVSRDDGSFLIAGWMPVDEFADQMGFSLGDDPGYETVAGFVLDEMKRLPELGESFTKNGWTFEVIDLDGRRIDKLLVRRSDKV
- a CDS encoding DEAD/DEAH box helicase, which encodes MTDYNGAVPAIAKALAKRGYVTLTPVQKSMLDPALIHSDALVSAQTGSGKTVAFGLAIAPTLLGDADKFGPARQPLALVIAPTRELAMQVTRELEWLYEMTGAVITSCVGGMDIRSERRALERGAHIVVGTPGRLCDHIRRNALDMSALKVAVLDEADEMLDLGFREDLEFILESAPAERRTLMFSATVPAAIAKLAKSYQRDAVRIATSAEEKQHVDIEYRALAVASADRENAIINVLRYYEATNAIVFCSTRAAVNHLTARFNNRNFAVVALSGELTQNERTHALQAMRDGRARVCIATDVAARGIDLPGLDLVIHADLPSNPETLLHRSGRTGRAGRKGISALIVPVNARRKAERLLGGAGISATWARPPSAEEVTRRDDERLLADPIFTEKPREEEQDLIAKLVESHGAEKLASAFVNLYRTKYSAPEDLIEISVQQDTRKPRERTGEQGDFPMTPRPSRDEFGPAVWFSLSVGRKQNAEPRWLIPMLCRNGNVTKREIGAIKMQQDETFVEIAADHADAFMQAVGKDKALERGIRVTRLTSAPDLSRPAPAKPYVKKSYDDRPKEPHGDDWAKGKPRKNTSNAAGPGGPKAAEARDGKPFSKDAKPFRKDAQPFKKDDKPFKKKDKPKLANSSNFERRK
- a CDS encoding diguanylate cyclase, translated to MRINEITNWAYGVTVVLTVLSGTAFMLSAGSANQERIAVEEHLSLNELSEGLALGAEVRTDEARLYVMRGEDRHLQAFRRKEAEELELEQAIKGIRALGASDAELAALVEVGQDADALDQLENAAIAAYQNGDRAGAQEALFGPEHDRLQTGLLETVTRFRELVKARTETAVAFAQSRSDWWGLAAKTMLAITAALFLGVLYFVLKRRVAMPLTRMTSIVTRLARQDYAVEVPLDRRRDEIGEMNQAIHIFRENGLERDRLDAERRADQLTKDLILQMMHRLQACQTQGELAEVVSRFAPQIFPNLAGQLYVLNDSRTMLTEIGSWLDPQLSIPSFPSSACWSLRRGRPHLSHHGHGDIPCQHLGESEVAGLCVPLTAQGDTIGLLYFEERAGHEMAAEGSRLYLELIAENIGLAVANLQLRDRLTNLAVRDALTGLLNRRCLDETLARHGRDHAGQPLACLMMDIDRFKRFNDEFGHDAGDMVMQYVAQMMLDTVGQAGTCYRFGGEEFTILVPDTVETAAFELAERLRQKIATMPLSHGGRILGLVSVSIGVAGSPVEGPVSTLLTRADAALLEAKGGGRNQTVLAGAVKLTDQASRTSA
- a CDS encoding 5-formyltetrahydrofolate cyclo-ligase, encoding MTDGLKTKAELRAARLAARDAIPPVERIEKSLAIASHGAEAISLDAGAIVSGFLPIRSEVDVRPLMAYLRDRSARLCVPVILDKQTIIFRELVRGAELVPGTFGTFGPGPEAAELEPQVMLVPLSAFDAEGHRIGYGGGYYDRAIHRLQQKGLNPKLIGIAFDCQEVASVPAEPHDIRLNAVLTESGYRPFEDIGRAQIG
- a CDS encoding HNH endonuclease — translated: MRKHKYDVVSWYEQPEPEICPLCNRLIPDDQRDEHHLVPKSRGGRQTQFLHRICHRQIHALFSESELEKSYSTIEALLDHPEISKFVSWVAKKPPGFYDGTKRSNRRR